The window CCAGTCCCCCCTCATCTCTCCAGCCAGCCGCCGAAGAGAGAAGCAGGCAATACTATCGTGCCTGATTGGTGCTGCGATCGGAGGCTTCGTGGACGGGAAGATGGCAGTCGGCAGATTGTCGATGTAGATGGCGGGCGAACCCAAAACGATGCTGCCGCCGGATGAGGCCGCGGCCCCGGACAAAGGGGCGAAGCTCTGGCGCGTAGGCACCCTGGTCTACACCACCGGGGGGCTCGTCGTCCTCTTTATCTGGCTGCTGGGCGGTGACTTTGCCTGGGCGATCAAGGATCGCTCGGCGAGTCAGATGGTGCTCCTGATGCTGAAGAAATTCGAGGCGTCGGACTTCCTTGCCGGGCTGCTGGTGGGTTCCCTGCCGCCTGCGATCGCGATCATCCTCGGGCCGATCATCAGCTACAAATCCGACCGCCATCGGGGGCGCTGGGGACGGCGCATTCCGTTCCTGCTCATCCCGACGCCGATCGCGGTCATCTCCATGGCGGGCCTTGCCTTCAGCCCGATGATCGGCACGCATCTCCATGAGATCCTGGGAGCGCGGTCCCCCGGGGCCAATACGCTCGTGCTGCTTTCCTTTGCCGTGTTCTGGATGCTCTTCGATTTTGCCAGCATCACGGCCAACTCGATTTTCGGAGCCCTGATCAACGACGTGGTGCCCGTCGCTGTACTCGGCCGCTTTTTCGGGGCGTTTCGCGCCCTGAGCCTGATCGCGGCCATCATTTTCAACTACTGGCTGCTGGGGAAGGTCGAGGCCTATCATGTCTGGATTTTCCTCGGGATCGGCATCCTGTTCGGGATCGGCTTTACCCTGATGTGCGTGAATGTGAAGGAGGGGGAGTATCCCCCCGTCCCGGAGGTGCCCGAGGGAGGCGCCACGGGATTTCTGGCAGCGTCCCTGGAGTTTCTGCGCGATTGTTTCGGGAAACCCTACTATCTGCTGGCCTTTGTCACCATCGCGGTCCCGGCCATCGCCTTTTTGCCCGCCAATCTGTTCAATATCTTCTTTGCCAAGAGTCTGAACATTCCCATGGATGACTTGGGCAAGTGGTCGGCGGTGATGTATTTTGTGTCCTTTGTGATGTCCTATCCCCTCGGCGTCTTGGCCGACCGCATCCACCCGCTGAAGCTCGCTCTCGCCACCCTCGTGATCTACGGGCTGGTTTCTCTCTGGGGCGGATTTTTTATCACCAATCAGACGACCTTTTTTGTCGCTTACCTGGCCTGTGGGATATTGGGCGGAGTGTGGGGGACCACCACGGCGTCGCTCGCGCAGCGGCTCTTTCCGCGAGACAAGTTTGCTCAGTTTCTCTCTGCGGCAGGTATCGTCACCTGCGTCAGCCAGATCCTGATCGGCCCGGCGCTCGGGGTGTTTCTCGATCTTTCCGGCCATGTCTACCGCCATACCTATCTGGTCGGCTTCGGCCTTACGGTGCTGTGCCTGCTGTGTGCGCTGAGGTTGTTCTCCATGTTCCAGGCGCTCGGTGGCCCGGCAAACTATCAACCTCCCCGCTGACCCCGTAGCGGCGAATTCCGCCTTACGATGCACGCTGAACGTGTCTTTCTCCCCCATGGCACCCACCTGGCCGATGCCAACGCCATCGCGTGGCACCCCGCTGAAAAGACCCCGGGGGGAATCGCTTTCGAGCCTCAACCCCGGAAAGCACTGCGTAAAAGGATGATATGCATCTGACTCCCAGTGCGGATCGTTACTTTTGAGAACATCAAACCTTTTCCCTTGACCTTCCTTTTCTCGACATCTAACCTTTGATCTCGACAGCGAGATTTCACCCCCACCGCTTATTACGATGACCACAAAATCACACTTCCCCCGCTTCGCTCGAGTGAACCAGTTGCACTCGGCGATCGTTGAGCGAATCTCAAAAGGCGTTCTTCTGGCCTGCCTGCCCCTCGGGCTAGTGGCGCAGGCCCAGGCCACTGAGATTCAGAAGGCTAATAATAGCAATGCTCTTAATCTCACTAGCTCGTGGGTTGGAGGAGTCGTTCCCGGTGCTTCGGATATCGCCTTGTTTGACAGTACAATGACGTCCACACGGTATACGGCCATCGGCGGAAATGTGAGCTTTGGCGGTATCAAGGTGACTAACCTTGGGTCGGAACAATACCTTAACGCCACTGCTGGAGCCGCGATGACGCTGGGTTCCTCCGGTATTGATATGAGCGCGGCTACGGCAAACCTGACGATAGGTGCCGTCATGGACCTGAGCGCAAGCCAGACGTGGACTGTCGCTTCAGGCCGGACTCTCTCTCTCGGCGGCGCGAGCGTAGGCGCAGGTACGATCACCCTGACCGGTTCGGGTACTTATTCCTTTACTGGGACTAGCACGGTTACTTCCGGCACTTTTGTCTCGGGCCCGCTGGGCTTGGGCACGGTCAATCTTGAGAATGGTATCCACCTTTCAGCCACTAACAGTCGGGTGATTGCCAACGCAGTAAATCTCAATGGCAATATCAGCGTGGATATGGCATCGACCAATCTATTGACCTTTAGTGGTGGAATGAATGTCGGGTCCGGCACCAGGACGATCACAATCAGTAACACCAATGGAAGCGCCACGTCCCCATCGCTCGCTTTTGGCGGTGGACTGGGATCAACGTATTCCCAAGTCACCGGAAGCGGCGTGTTGGTCTTCAAAAACGGAAATGCCTCAGAGACCCCGATGGTTTCGGTACGTCTCGGCAGCGGAAGTACCAACGACTATACGGTGATCAGTTCGGATATCACGATCGGCAGTGGGGTTTCGCTAATTACTACTTTGTCCAACACTCTAACCGCGAGCTCGGATGTGACAGTCGAAACGGGGGGAATATTGAACCTGAGCAACAATGGGGGATCGTCAGCGTCTCAAACCATTGGCTCGCTGTCTGGCGGGGGAATGGTTTTCAACGGAACGACCAATACTACAGGGACTCCGTTGGCCACGCTCACGATCGATGGCGGGACTAGCGTATCCCGCACCACGTTTTCCGGCGTGATCCAAAATGGCACCCTTGGCAACGTAGCGGTCGTAAAAACTGGCTCCAACACGCAGGTGTTTTCGGGAGCAAATACCTATCTCGGCGCTACTACGATCAACGGTGGCACTCTGTTGATTGACGGGACGCACATTCAGGCCCAGGCTCCCGCAGCTGGACTTAATATTGTGTCTTCTTATGTTGTCAACTCTGGAGGGACGCTGGGCGGCACGGGGCGTATTTCCATGTTTAACACGACGGCCAATAAAAATGCCGTGGCCGTCGCAACAGGCGGTACCCTGGCTCCGGGTGATGGCGGCACCGGTACGCTCACTCTGGACGGAGCGAATTTTTCCGGATCCGGTTCCCGCGTGCTGAATATGGCCTCCGGAGCCAAGTTCTCCTTTGACCTTGCGGGTGACGGGACGTCGGCGGATCAAGTGGCCTTCTGGAACTACGTGAACGGTGACTTGGGGCTCAACAGTAATGTGATTAATCTCAGCATCACCGGCCCGCTCGTCGAGGGCACCTATACCGTATCGCTCTTCAAGTTCTACAGCGACTCCGGGACGACGCTCACGACCAGCGGCATCACCAGCGGTCTGACCATCGGTACGCTCGACTCCTCTTTCCAGGGTACGCCCACGCTGACCTACAACTCGGCGGGTGGAACGATCGATCTCACGTACACTGTAGTGCCGGAGCCGTCCACCTGGGCGCTGGTTGCTCTGGGTCTTACCTCGATCCTCGTGCTGCGTCGTCGCAAGGCCTGCTAAGGCCGGCGACATCGCTGTCCGGGCTCTTTGGTCCCGACTTCACTCAATATGCAGGCTCTCCGATCCCGCCTCGGGCTCTCGGTGAGCCTGTTTGAGTTTTCGGACCCGCGTCTCCACGCTGGCTCACGATCCTGCATCGCAGAGAACCTGTTCCTGAATGCTTATGAAGATCCTCCCTCTCTTCGCCCTCCTGCTCGTCACCCTTGAAGCTTCTCCTGCGGCGACGATGCGGCGGGAGATCAGTCAATATGGGATCACGTGGACGTTTGACCGGGAGTATCCGGCGGGTCAGTTCGTCACCGGAGACTGGTGGGTGGTGGGGCCGGTGAAAGTGGTGGCTGTCCAGCCGCCACCCGGACCTGTGGAGGCTCATGGAGGGGAGTTCAAAAGCCGTTATGGCGCATCGGCGGTGGTGGATGATACGCGTATGCGCAATGGCTCCATGATCGTGTTGCGGCCAGACAAGGACCAGGGCTTTGATTCGCGGCTGAAAAACTATAACCCGGAGCTGTCGGTCAGTTTTCCGCTCGATCTCGGCGTGAATCGCTCGCTGATCTCCACGATCAGCAATGAGACGCTGCCCGTGCCGGTTCTCCATGAGGCGCTGATGTGGACGAGTGAAAAGCAGTCGGCGCTGGTGTTGAAATCCGCCGCAGTCCTGACCTGCCTGGCCGAGGAGCCGCCGAAGGACGCATTTCGTCCGCCTTATGCCGGCACGGAGAAACCGATCTTTGAGGCCAGCAAGCTCCGATGGGATCGTCTCCCCTCGCTCAAGCCTGTGGGCAATGTCCCGTCGTGGGAGCAGTTTGAAAGATACTTCGCCCGCCCGTGGCTCGATCATCAGGAGAGCTGGCTGTTGCAGCACACGGGGCCGAGTGAGAATCAGGTGAACTACGGACGAGAGTTTTCCCGACTCACCTCGATGGCGAGCCTCATGCTGATGCTTGACGTGCCGCGTGAGCGCAAGGAGAAGCTGCTCATCGGCTTGGTGCAGTTTGGCATCGACCTGCACGGCCTGGCGGAGACGGGGAGAAAGTGGTCCGCCGATGGCGGGCACTGGAATGGTCGCAAGTGGCCCATCCTTTTTGCCGGGCTCATGCTGGACGATCCACGGCTGGCCAAGCTTCCCGAGGGTGTTGTCTTCTCCGAGGATCAGCAGATGTATTACGGCACGGGCTGGTGCGGCCAGACGGCGCTCTACCAGATCGTCTATCACACCGGCGCGAAGCCGCCTCATGAAGAAAAAGCCCCGGAGACCTGGGACAAGGTCGACAAATTAGGCGAGGGCTATCGCATCACGGTCTCCAGCGGATTGCCGGGCACTGCGCTCGCTGTGCAGCTCATGGGGGCGAAGGCGCTTTGGAACCACGATGCGTTCTTTGATTACTACGACCGCTGGATGTCTGCCGACGATCCCTATGCGGCCAAGCGCAATGGCATTCCCCGGCCCAAGGAGGAGGGGCGTTCGCTGGACCCCTTTGTCAATGCGATGTGGACGGCCTACCGGGATAAGGTTCCTGTGCAAGGCGGAGGAAAGGATAACCTGCGCTGGGTCTGGCAGGATGGCGGGCGGCAGGGCGGTTTCGTTCCGAATCCGAAAGGTGAGAGTGCCGGTCGCTGAGGCGGAGGGCGTCCGATCCATCCGGAATCCGCCATCGTCCCGACCGATCCGGGGCTGATGCTCAGGCCAGCCCGGTTCGGTCAATACACCGGCGGAGAAGCCGGTGCTCATTCCCGGGACGGATCTGGCTGCCGGCGTAGTTGAGCAGGTTGCGCAGGAGCTGCCGGGAGAGCGGTGATGTTTCCAGGGTCTGGAGCAGGTTGAGGTGGGAGATAAAAAGCGTGCCCCGACCGATCGGAAGGCGATAAACGGCGGCTCCCCAGAAATACGTCGCCGGGCGAGTCCACATATTCATCGAGAATGCACCGATCTCCACCGTGCCACCTGCGGCGGTGACGTCATCTGCATTGTCCCAGCGGTCGCCGAGGATTTCCGAGTAGAGGCGGCCGGCCACGCAGGGTTCCCCCAGGCCGTCGAGAAGCGGGGAGCGCTTCAGGTAGGTGCTGGTGCGCATGACGGGCTGGACTCCGACGAACTGCGGCAGGAGCCAGCGGTAAAGCATCGGGGTGTCGGGGTTGAGAATCACGGCGGCCCCTCCGGTCTCGACGATGTTGCGGAGCTGGCCGAGCAACTCCCAATGGGAGTTTGCCGATGAGGCGATGGCGTTCCACTCCAGGAGCACGACTTTGCTCTTGTCGCGATGGTTGTTCCCAAACGGCTCGCACTGCACCTTGCAGGCGCGGAGCAGGTCCTCCGTGGCTGGACTGGCGAGGCGTCCCGAGATCTCGATCTCCGGGCGATCTGTTTCGTTGATCACGCCGATTTCCCGCGTCTGGCTGGAAATGGTCCGGTCGCCACAGCGCAGGGTGGCTTCCAGCCGATAGATGCCCGCCTCCTGCATGGGCTGGAGGATTTCCACCCGCGCCGTGCTTCCCGGAGGAAGGACCGTGCGATGCGATTGCGCTTTCCCGGATGGCCGGTGGAGAGTGATTTCCAGCTCTCCGCCTGGGACGGGTTTGTCGTCGCTTACGATCCGGACGGTTGCATTGAGTCCCTGCCCGGTGGCCAGCCAGGTCGGAGAAGCCTCGATCCCGATGGCGGGATCGGCGATGGCGGAGGAGAGTGCTTTGAGCAGCGGCTTGGGGCGGCGCCAGAAGTCCAGGACGCCAAAAAGCTCACCGCTGGCATCGGCCAGCTGGCATAGGCAGAAGCCCGCCACGTTGGGGTTGTTTCGGATGGCGATCGTGATGTCCGCCACCTCTCCGGCCCGGGCATGATTGACGGCGGTGATCCAGTTTTCAACGGAGCCAAACTCCTCTGCCAGTCCCGCCGCTTCAAAGCGCTGGCGGAGGGAAGCATAAAAATCGCGATGGAGACGCCAGTCCTCCAGGCCGGTTTCCTGCTCCTGCCGGGTGTAGGCATCGAGCACGCGCGGAAAATCCGGCGGCGTCTCAGCGGCGCCGTACTCGGCCAGGAAGAGCAACTGATCGCCGGAGTCGAGCCGGCCGTAATGTTCCACCGTGTCATTCGTCGGCGGCAGACTGCAGTAAACGTGGACATCCGTGAGCTTCTCGACGACATCGGACTGCGGCGAAAGGAAGCGGGATGAGTCCATGCGCGAGGTGTCATGGATCATGGTCTCGGCTCCCTGCACGGAGGCTCTCGCATAGCCGCCGGAGGTGTCTATGACGAGGCGGCTGGGATCGCTGGCGCGGGCGACATGGAGCATTCGCTCGGCGAGATCCCTCATCTCGCCCGGGGCATAGCCGAGGAGATGAAAGGATTCGTTGAACAGCCCCCACATCACGATGCAAGTCCGGGAGCGGTGCGCGGAGATCAACGCCCGGATTTCCCGGGCGATACGGCTTTCGGTCCGGGGGCCGTTGGCGATCCATCCGATGGGCGGCTCCATCATTACGAGGATGCCGAGGCGATCCGCGATATCGAGATACCACGGTTCCGCAGGCCCGAGATGGATGCGGAGAAAGTTGAGGCCCGCCCGCTTCAGGGTGATGAGTTCACGCGCGGCCAGCCGCCATGAGGCGGGTCCGGCGAGTCTTCGCGGGTAGGCGCGCTGCTGGAGGATGCCCTTGAGAACGATCGGCCGGCCATTCAGGTGAAACTGGCGGTCCCGGATGGTGAACTCACGAATGCCGAATCGCCGATGCACGATATGGGTCGAGTGCCGGGTGGAGATCGAGGCCCGGAGATCGTAAAGCACCGGGGTGTCGGGAGTCCACTCTGCCAGGCCGTCGATACGCAGGGAGAACTCTCCGGAATCCGCTGCGTCGCCAGAGAGCACTCGCTGGCCGATTTTCAAAGTGCGCCCGGATTTCGGTTCGATGACTTCAAAGAAGAGAGAGACATCCTCGGATTCCTCCCCCTTGCCAGCAGTCCATGAAATATCCAGGCGGCTGTTTTCAAAAGACGGGGTGACCGCAAGGTCGGTGAAATGCACGGGCGGCAGTATCTCCAGCCAGACCTTTCCCCACAGGCCGCCGTAATTGTAATACCAGCCTGCTTTTCCGACCGGAAGGTCGCTTTGGTTGAGGGGAGCGCCGCTCCGCAATCCATCCACCTCGTGGTTTTGCGGGGGATTGATCACCCGGACGACCAGGTGATTTTTTCTTCCGGGGAGGAGCACGTCGCTGACGTCGAAGGAAAAGGAATCGCTCATGCCCTCGTGCTCGCCGATCTTGCGACCGTTCAGCCAGCACTCGCACCAGTAGCTCACCGCTTCAAAGGTCAGCATGGAGACACTGTTCTCCGTCGCAGCCGGGGCGGTGAATTCCTTCCAGTACCATCCGGCTCCGTCATAGCCCGGCTCCCAGTATTCCCACGGCATCCCTGTGGTGACCCGGCGGGTTTCCGCAGGCGGGGCCTCCGTCCAGCCGCGCTGCCCTCCTTGATTTTCCGGATCAACCGCAAAATCCCAGAGCCCGCCAATCTCCCGTTTCAGGGCGTGAAGTTTTTCCGACGATTTCGGACTCGAGGAGAGAACTGAGGTCACTGGCGACATGGGAAGCCTGAATGTAATCACACGTGTGATGATTTTCAATGCATTTTTCCCGTAGAAGAGGGCGCTCATCTTGTGTTTGACCTATCCCCGCCGGACACCAGAACATGACCGCATGGTTTCGCTGAAACGCATTGCGGCTGAGTTGGATGTTTCCTACAGCCTCGTCTCCAAGGTGCTCAATGGCAGGCTCGGCACGACGGGGGTGAGCGCGGCCACGCGCGATGCGATCCAGAAGAAAGCGAAAGAGCTTAACTACGTACCCAACCGTCTGGCGGTGGCGCTGAAGGCGGGACGCCGGGGAGTGGTCGGGATTTTTTTCCACCACATGGGAATCCCGGGGAGTGATCTGAGCGATCGCTTGCTCAAGGGCCTAGTCGACGGACTCGAGCAGGGTTCATCCCGTATGTGGCTCCGGTACTTTACCACCGACTGCGAATTCCTCGATGCCTGTGACTCCCGGCTCAGGAATGAGGTGGACGGGCTGATCGTCGCCGGGGTGTATCACGCGGGGCTGACGGAGCGCCTGCGCGAGCTCGAGCGCCTGGGCGTTCCCGTGGTGACGATGTTTGACAACGAGCCTGCCCCCTCTGCGGACAATCCGGTCACGCGGGTGCAGGTTTCCTATTTCTCCCATGGCTATGTGCCGACCAGGCATCTGCTGGACCTGGGCTGCCGGCGGCTCGCCTGCCTGGATACGGACCAGAGCCGGACGAAGGGATTTTTGCAGGCTCACAAGGATGCCAAGGTGCGGGTCGACCGGTCCCTTGTCATTCCGTCGAAGAAATTCCTGAAAGAGGACGGGCGCAAAGCGGCCAAGGCCCTCCTTGCGGCGGGCCTGCCCGTGGATGGCATTGTGTGCCAGTCCGATGCGCAGGCCAATGGTGTGATCTGCGAGTTGATCCTGAAAGGCGTCAAGGTGCCCGAGCAGGTCAAGGTGACGGGGGTGGATAATTCCCCGCTCGCCGAGGAATGCATCGTGCCGATCACGTCGATGACATCGGAGGTTCGCAAGGCTGGCTTGAAGTCCGTGGAGCTCCTCTTTCAGCGTATCGAGGGCGTCAAAGTAAAGTCTGTCCTGATCGAGCCGAAGCTGGTGGCGAGAAACTCCACCGGGGAAACTCCCGCCAGGTCGCTGAATCGGGCTGAGT of the Terrimicrobium sacchariphilum genome contains:
- a CDS encoding beta strand repeat-containing protein, translated to MTTKSHFPRFARVNQLHSAIVERISKGVLLACLPLGLVAQAQATEIQKANNSNALNLTSSWVGGVVPGASDIALFDSTMTSTRYTAIGGNVSFGGIKVTNLGSEQYLNATAGAAMTLGSSGIDMSAATANLTIGAVMDLSASQTWTVASGRTLSLGGASVGAGTITLTGSGTYSFTGTSTVTSGTFVSGPLGLGTVNLENGIHLSATNSRVIANAVNLNGNISVDMASTNLLTFSGGMNVGSGTRTITISNTNGSATSPSLAFGGGLGSTYSQVTGSGVLVFKNGNASETPMVSVRLGSGSTNDYTVISSDITIGSGVSLITTLSNTLTASSDVTVETGGILNLSNNGGSSASQTIGSLSGGGMVFNGTTNTTGTPLATLTIDGGTSVSRTTFSGVIQNGTLGNVAVVKTGSNTQVFSGANTYLGATTINGGTLLIDGTHIQAQAPAAGLNIVSSYVVNSGGTLGGTGRISMFNTTANKNAVAVATGGTLAPGDGGTGTLTLDGANFSGSGSRVLNMASGAKFSFDLAGDGTSADQVAFWNYVNGDLGLNSNVINLSITGPLVEGTYTVSLFKFYSDSGTTLTTSGITSGLTIGTLDSSFQGTPTLTYNSAGGTIDLTYTVVPEPSTWALVALGLTSILVLRRRKAC
- a CDS encoding sugar-binding domain-containing protein → MSPVTSVLSSSPKSSEKLHALKREIGGLWDFAVDPENQGGQRGWTEAPPAETRRVTTGMPWEYWEPGYDGAGWYWKEFTAPAATENSVSMLTFEAVSYWCECWLNGRKIGEHEGMSDSFSFDVSDVLLPGRKNHLVVRVINPPQNHEVDGLRSGAPLNQSDLPVGKAGWYYNYGGLWGKVWLEILPPVHFTDLAVTPSFENSRLDISWTAGKGEESEDVSLFFEVIEPKSGRTLKIGQRVLSGDAADSGEFSLRIDGLAEWTPDTPVLYDLRASISTRHSTHIVHRRFGIREFTIRDRQFHLNGRPIVLKGILQQRAYPRRLAGPASWRLAARELITLKRAGLNFLRIHLGPAEPWYLDIADRLGILVMMEPPIGWIANGPRTESRIAREIRALISAHRSRTCIVMWGLFNESFHLLGYAPGEMRDLAERMLHVARASDPSRLVIDTSGGYARASVQGAETMIHDTSRMDSSRFLSPQSDVVEKLTDVHVYCSLPPTNDTVEHYGRLDSGDQLLFLAEYGAAETPPDFPRVLDAYTRQEQETGLEDWRLHRDFYASLRQRFEAAGLAEEFGSVENWITAVNHARAGEVADITIAIRNNPNVAGFCLCQLADASGELFGVLDFWRRPKPLLKALSSAIADPAIGIEASPTWLATGQGLNATVRIVSDDKPVPGGELEITLHRPSGKAQSHRTVLPPGSTARVEILQPMQEAGIYRLEATLRCGDRTISSQTREIGVINETDRPEIEISGRLASPATEDLLRACKVQCEPFGNNHRDKSKVVLLEWNAIASSANSHWELLGQLRNIVETGGAAVILNPDTPMLYRWLLPQFVGVQPVMRTSTYLKRSPLLDGLGEPCVAGRLYSEILGDRWDNADDVTAAGGTVEIGAFSMNMWTRPATYFWGAAVYRLPIGRGTLFISHLNLLQTLETSPLSRQLLRNLLNYAGSQIRPGNEHRLLRRCIDRTGLA
- a CDS encoding LacI family DNA-binding transcriptional regulator, which codes for MVSLKRIAAELDVSYSLVSKVLNGRLGTTGVSAATRDAIQKKAKELNYVPNRLAVALKAGRRGVVGIFFHHMGIPGSDLSDRLLKGLVDGLEQGSSRMWLRYFTTDCEFLDACDSRLRNEVDGLIVAGVYHAGLTERLRELERLGVPVVTMFDNEPAPSADNPVTRVQVSYFSHGYVPTRHLLDLGCRRLACLDTDQSRTKGFLQAHKDAKVRVDRSLVIPSKKFLKEDGRKAAKALLAAGLPVDGIVCQSDAQANGVICELILKGVKVPEQVKVTGVDNSPLAEECIVPITSMTSEVRKAGLKSVELLFQRIEGVKVKSVLIEPKLVARNSTGETPARSLNRAELE
- a CDS encoding MFS transporter, producing MAGEPKTMLPPDEAAAPDKGAKLWRVGTLVYTTGGLVVLFIWLLGGDFAWAIKDRSASQMVLLMLKKFEASDFLAGLLVGSLPPAIAIILGPIISYKSDRHRGRWGRRIPFLLIPTPIAVISMAGLAFSPMIGTHLHEILGARSPGANTLVLLSFAVFWMLFDFASITANSIFGALINDVVPVAVLGRFFGAFRALSLIAAIIFNYWLLGKVEAYHVWIFLGIGILFGIGFTLMCVNVKEGEYPPVPEVPEGGATGFLAASLEFLRDCFGKPYYLLAFVTIAVPAIAFLPANLFNIFFAKSLNIPMDDLGKWSAVMYFVSFVMSYPLGVLADRIHPLKLALATLVIYGLVSLWGGFFITNQTTFFVAYLACGILGGVWGTTTASLAQRLFPRDKFAQFLSAAGIVTCVSQILIGPALGVFLDLSGHVYRHTYLVGFGLTVLCLLCALRLFSMFQALGGPANYQPPR